One part of the Nematostella vectensis chromosome 8, jaNemVect1.1, whole genome shotgun sequence genome encodes these proteins:
- the LOC125570095 gene encoding uncharacterized protein LOC125570095, with translation MALTREVLEELLDKKLAPLQASLDFLNEKYDIILKKVSDQEVKVKELSKENSRLHSEVGLLRSTLSNQGKWLNDLEQYGRRECLEIRGIPEVKGEDTSQIACQVANLIGVKLSRQDISTSHRIKPKNSTAKFPPSIIVKFTSRDKRDETYKARGRLRELSTHNVPGLDRFKSNSIYLSESLTQRNKALFKSALEDRKQMKYDFIWTANGNIYLRKNERSPSIHVTDESVLINLRSSSFVHEVEGQHI, from the exons ATGGCTTTAACAAGAGAGGTTTTGGAAGAACTACTCGACAAGAAACTGGCGCCATTACAGGCGTCTCTTGACTTTCTAAATGAAAAGTACGACATCATCTTAAAGAAAGTCTCAGATCAAGAGGTTAAAGTAAAAGAACTCTCGAAAGAGAATTCTCGTCTTCATTCGGAAGTGGGGCTACTCAGATCTACATTATCAAACCAAGGGAAATGGCTAAACGATCTAGAGCAATATGGCCGCCGGGAATGCCTCGAGATCCGTGGGATCCCTGAGGTTAAAGGAGAAGACACTTCTCAAATAGCGTGTCAAGTCGCCAACCTAATTGGGGTCAAGCTCTCGAGACAGGATATCTCGACCAGCCACCGCATCAAGCCTAAAAACTCGACGGCAAAGTTCCCGCCCTCCATCATAGTCAAATTTACAAGCCGTGACAAGCGAGACGAAACATACAAAGCCAGGGGGAGGTTGCGTGAGCTCTCCACACACAACGTGCCTGGCCTGGATAGATTTAAAAGTAACTCGATCTATCTCAGTGAGTCTCTCACTCAAAGAAACAAGGCATTATTCAAAAGTGCGTTGGAGGATAGAAAACAAATGAAGTATGACTTCATTTGGACTGCAAATGGAAACATCTATTTGCGCAAGAATGAACGCAGTCCATCGATTCATGTTACCGATGAATCGGTATTAATAAATCTAAGAAGCTCCAGCTTTGTTCACGAAGTCGAA gggcAACACATATGA
- the LOC5503907 gene encoding phosphatidylinositol N-acetylglucosaminyltransferase subunit C — MKKRRPWRKVLYEDQDYPDNHVDKSFLEEMKKNLHTRTYKLRDVIWESGVVSQQISSVCIFASLFVYMEQDNLSPSTLLMISSALTLSGYLLYDLMDHGEAREKSGRTRMDDVKSMLLVLGCVLFFSPVLKNLTDTISTDTIYAMTAVMLGMNLLFHDYGTSAAIVSNSASLNSATFASVCLASRLPTAWHAFVTVIFAMQLFALLPALRQQIKAKLGLLHVLFTCCMVGVSAFLLYPLSLLMASLFVMIILDVTLLCPLWLVKLQDLKNNIHGPWDEAVITE; from the exons ATGAAGAAGCGGAGACCTTGGCGAAAGGTATTATATGAAGACCAGGATTACCCCGACAACCATGTTGACAAATCTTTCTTAGAGGAGATGAAAAAGAACC TTCACACAAGAACGTATAAGCTGCGTGATGTCATTTGGGAGTCAGGAGTTGTCTCACAACAAATAAGCAG TGTTTGTATATTTGCCTCACTATTTGTCTACATGGAACAAGATAATCTGTCCCCCTCCACCCTCTTGATGATATCATCAGCTCTAACACTAAGTGGCTACTTGCTATACGATCTCATGGACCATGGAGAGgctagggagaagtcggggaGAACTA GGATGGATGATGTAAAGAGCATGCTCCTTGTTCTTGGATGTGTACTATTCTTCTCCCCTGTTCTAAAGAACCTCACAGATACCATAAGTACTGACACTATCTATGCTATGACT gctgTTATGCTGGGGATGAATTTGCTGTTTCATGATTACGGTACAAGTGCAGCAAT TGTGTCTAACTCCGCCTCCCTCAACTCTGCCACCTTTGCCTCAGTGTGCCTTGCCTCCAGACTACCGACAGCATGGCACGCCTTTGTCACAGTCATTTTCGCTATGCAGCTCTTTGCTCTTTTGCCAGCTCTTCGTCAGCAAATCAAG GCTAAGCTGGGCCTCTTGCACGTGCTATTCACGTGCTGTATGGTGGGCGTGTCGGCCTTTCTTTTGTACCCCTTGTCACTACTGATGGCCTCTCTTTTTGTGATGATAATTCTTGATGTCACACTTTTATGCCCGTTGTGGCTCGTTAAGCTACAAGACTTGAAGAA CAACATCCACGGTCCCTGGGACGAGGCAGTTATAACTGAGTAG
- the LOC5503897 gene encoding uncharacterized protein LOC5503897 isoform X2, protein MASANSAKQGMKEEHRKILRKHRVELARDLEVHKVLYNLTSLLSESDEEEIKSFKTRQERAEELLTMLTKRGEHAFEVFVKALNMSNQRHLANILLNEVPDDVTLDASGDDQTSSEKYRQVLRTSREMLRDMDIDRILPLLGIVLDKTDKESINSFPAGSQKKFDEFLALLLKKGPQAHEHFARVLEMVHPDKAKVLLKDFGMEPNVAKSPPAEKVEVNTLNSGANNISNQQETSAHGQVDHDTSDGPVGKLTNQAKHLTLEQKVPTRMGDLSKSDIENIARLIDEDSLRKQQLHDSLSHEPAATATKVLLFTDTVKSKSIKEFTGILRNCSNGADVIKGMRQLLPAGITVDGIWKRFADKIGMSTDDIKYLDQRTDNPADGALSKWELRTNLSIGHLYDMLNELGMPLIADRL, encoded by the exons ATGGCTTCTGCTAATTCCGCCAAGCAAGGAATGAAAGAAGAACACAGAAAAATACTCCGAAAACACCGAGTTGAGCTCGCAAGAGATCTGGAAGTTCATAAAGTACTTTATAACCTAACATCTTTGCTGTCTGAATCGGATGAAGAGGAAATCAAAAGTTTTAAAACCCGCCAGGAAAGAGCGGAAGAACTCCTAACGATGTTGACAAAACGAGGAGAACACGCATTCGAAGTGTTCGTAAAAGCATTAAATATGTCTAATCAGCGTCATTTGGCGAATATTCTGCTAAACGAAGTACCCGATGATGTAACTCTGGATGCTAGCGGTG ATGATCAGACATCTTCGGAGAAGTACAGACAGGTGCTACGAACCTCACGTGAGATGCTTAGGGACATGGACATTGACAGAATTCTCCCTCTGTTGGGAATAGTATTAGATAAAACAGATAAAGAATCAATCAATAGTTTTCCAGCAGGATCTCAGAAAAAATTTGATGAATTTCTGGCACTTCTTCTTAAGAAAGGGCCACAGGCCCATGAGCATTTTGCGCGTGTCCTTGAGATGGTCCACCCTGACAAGGCAAAGGTTTTACTCAAAGATTTTGGTATGGAACCAAATGTGGCCAAATCTCCCCCTGCCG AGAAAGTtgaagtgaataccttgaatTCAGGAGCCAATAATATATCTAATCAGCAAGAGACATCTGCACATGGCCAAGTAGACCATGATACTTCAGATGGACCTGTGGGAAAACTCACCAACCAGGCAAAACACCTGACTCTTG AACAAAAGGTACCAACACGTATGGGCGACCTTTCAAAGAGTGACATTGAAAATATCGCTAGACTTATTGATGAAGACAGTCTGAGAAAACAGCAACTGCATGACAGTCTTTCCCATGAACCAGCTGCCACAGCAACCAAAGTCCTTCTGTTTACCGACACTGTGAAGAGCAAGTCCATCAAAGAGTTCACAGGGATACTGAGGAATTGTAGTAATGGAGCAGACGTGATCAAAGGAATGCGTCAGCTTCTTCCAGCTGGCATAACAG TTGATGGCATCTGGAAACGTTTTGCTGATAAGATTGGTATGTCGACAGATGATATCAAGTACCTGGACCAGCGAACGGATAACCCAGCAGATGGTGCTCTCTCCAAATGGGAGCTAAGGACAAACCTATCAATTGGACACCTTTATGATATGCTTAATGAATTAGGGATGCCATTAATTGCGGATAGGCTCTAA
- the LOC5503896 gene encoding uncharacterized protein LOC5503896, whose translation MTLCEMFARYRFDNDAVNMVWLSLHLFGIFVNYYGISALKLNWKRLGNVKILLATNIFSNIASLLLHLHKPVNALVHSSSGIQWNFGEFLCTFLPSITNLTMAASTVSFTGIILEQYYKRIYHSELSLKNLENVVVLIWAWAGIISAPQFCECGSHEFLREAQMCLPPWYTDRKGLVYESVRLILQYAFPIAVAASAFFKDQIVQLTSDGYSQVAQCACISVNTCAAIFLAAVIYTYPVPLLRPFATNHALVDISGAMSCMEFLTVVCCIVVPFEVVAIIGEEVSGGKLHSRIRGDEDDDDLLDLNTFRANGKVHFGTTDDVDEKRLVTCA comes from the exons ATGACATTATGCGAAATGTTTGCACGGTACAGGTTTGATAATGATGCGGTGAATATGGTATGGCTTTCATTGCATTTGTTTGGAATTTTTGTAAACTATTACGGCATATCTGCACTGAAGCTTAACTGGAAACGACTGGGGAACGTGAAGATCTTGCTCGCAACCAACATCTTCTCTAACATCGCCTCCCTTCTTCTTCACTTGCACAAGCCTGTCAACGCTTTGGTGCATTCATCGTCTGGAATCCAGTGGAACTTTGGAGAGTTTCTCTGCACATTTTTGCCTTCCATCACAAATCTTACAATGGCGGCGTCCACTGTAAGCTTTACGGGAATCATTCTGGAGCAGTATTACAAGAGAATTTATCACAGTgaactttctttaaaaaacttggaaaatgttgttgttttaattTGGGCGTGGGCGGGCATAATTTCGGCGCCCCAGTTCTGCGAATGCGGTTCACATGAATTTCTACGTGAAGCACAGATGTGTCTACCGCCCTGGTACACGGACCGCAAAGGCCTCGTCTACGAGTCTGTTAGACTTATTCTTCAGTATGCTTTTCCCATTGCTGTAGCAGCCTCGGCTTTCTTCAAAGATCAAATCGTGCAGCTCACATCGGATGGCTACTCTCAAGTTGCGCAATGCGCTTGTATCAGTGTAAATACCTGCGCGGCGATCTTTTTAGCAGCAGTCATTTATACATATCCCGTTCCATTACTGCGTCCGTTCGCGACCAACCACGCCCTTGTGGATATATCTGGTGCGATGAGCTGCATGGAGTTCCTTACCGTCGTTTGTTGCATCGTAGTGCCATTTGAGGTCGTGGCGATCATAGGCGAAGAAGTGAGCGGGGGAAAATTGCACAGTCGGATACGCGGCGATGAAGATGACGACGATTTGTTAGATTTGAATACTTTTAGGGCAAATGGAAAGGTTCACTTTGGAACTACAGAC gacgtGGATGAAAAGCGTTTAGTGACATgtgcttaa
- the LOC5503897 gene encoding uncharacterized protein LOC5503897 isoform X1, protein MASANSAKQGMKEEHRKILRKHRVELARDLEVHKVLYNLTSLLSESDEEEIKSFKTRQERAEELLTMLTKRGEHAFEVFVKALNMSNQRHLANILLNEVPDDVTLDASGDDQTSSEKYRQVLRTSREMLRDMDIDRILPLLGIVLDKTDKESINSFPAGSQKKFDEFLALLLKKGPQAHEHFARVLEMVHPDKAKVLLKDFGMEPNVAKSPPAEKVEVNTLNSGANNISNQQETSAHGQVDHDTSDGPVGKLTNQAKHLTLEQKVPTRMGDLSKSDIENIARLIDEDSLRKQQLHDSLSHEPAATATKVLLFTDTVKSKSIKEFTGILRNCSNGADVIKGMRQLLPAGITGPALNEALKSRDMPYSVRAKLTRALTVDGIWKRFADKIGMSTDDIKYLDQRTDNPADGALSKWELRTNLSIGHLYDMLNELGMPLIADRL, encoded by the exons ATGGCTTCTGCTAATTCCGCCAAGCAAGGAATGAAAGAAGAACACAGAAAAATACTCCGAAAACACCGAGTTGAGCTCGCAAGAGATCTGGAAGTTCATAAAGTACTTTATAACCTAACATCTTTGCTGTCTGAATCGGATGAAGAGGAAATCAAAAGTTTTAAAACCCGCCAGGAAAGAGCGGAAGAACTCCTAACGATGTTGACAAAACGAGGAGAACACGCATTCGAAGTGTTCGTAAAAGCATTAAATATGTCTAATCAGCGTCATTTGGCGAATATTCTGCTAAACGAAGTACCCGATGATGTAACTCTGGATGCTAGCGGTG ATGATCAGACATCTTCGGAGAAGTACAGACAGGTGCTACGAACCTCACGTGAGATGCTTAGGGACATGGACATTGACAGAATTCTCCCTCTGTTGGGAATAGTATTAGATAAAACAGATAAAGAATCAATCAATAGTTTTCCAGCAGGATCTCAGAAAAAATTTGATGAATTTCTGGCACTTCTTCTTAAGAAAGGGCCACAGGCCCATGAGCATTTTGCGCGTGTCCTTGAGATGGTCCACCCTGACAAGGCAAAGGTTTTACTCAAAGATTTTGGTATGGAACCAAATGTGGCCAAATCTCCCCCTGCCG AGAAAGTtgaagtgaataccttgaatTCAGGAGCCAATAATATATCTAATCAGCAAGAGACATCTGCACATGGCCAAGTAGACCATGATACTTCAGATGGACCTGTGGGAAAACTCACCAACCAGGCAAAACACCTGACTCTTG AACAAAAGGTACCAACACGTATGGGCGACCTTTCAAAGAGTGACATTGAAAATATCGCTAGACTTATTGATGAAGACAGTCTGAGAAAACAGCAACTGCATGACAGTCTTTCCCATGAACCAGCTGCCACAGCAACCAAAGTCCTTCTGTTTACCGACACTGTGAAGAGCAAGTCCATCAAAGAGTTCACAGGGATACTGAGGAATTGTAGTAATGGAGCAGACGTGATCAAAGGAATGCGTCAGCTTCTTCCAGCTGGCATAACAG GTCCAGCCCTGAATGAAGCTCTTAAGTCTAGAGATATGCCGTATTCTGTCCGTGCTAAGCTGACACGAGCTCTTACAG TTGATGGCATCTGGAAACGTTTTGCTGATAAGATTGGTATGTCGACAGATGATATCAAGTACCTGGACCAGCGAACGGATAACCCAGCAGATGGTGCTCTCTCCAAATGGGAGCTAAGGACAAACCTATCAATTGGACACCTTTATGATATGCTTAATGAATTAGGGATGCCATTAATTGCGGATAGGCTCTAA